Proteins from a genomic interval of Watersipora subatra chromosome 10, tzWatSuba1.1, whole genome shotgun sequence:
- the LOC137405586 gene encoding 5'-nucleotidase domain-containing protein 3-like isoform X2: MFEMGKMALVNTKNYPKVLERLKYIPDFAIRGLHFDLKRGLLMKLDAFHHIQRDTVYRGMTRVPWSEVIDYYSGFHVPVTMMNQYHGSGSGTEMHQFVDIFAIPEISLVAQVIEFFRSNFIEYDPEYVFWDVRSAVESIHSSGELHRAITNNLERYLPSRRQTTELLERLVSCNKKLFLISNSGFPFINAGMTHMVGSHWLDLFDVVIINARKPDFFTSGKRPFRTYIPETNSKLWHRVTTLEKGSVYSEGNLYDLRQFTGWSGSKVLYFGDHVYTDLADATLHHGWRTGAIIPELKEEVKILNCEEFKRDIWLLVNLQELLEKYQDEAPEEVLEHWKLELISIRKRTKNMFNPQFGSLFRTYHNATYFSRRLHRFAAIYTSSLTNLLHYSVNHTFYPRRGALAHENLFGDAMQ; encoded by the exons ATGTTCGAGATGGGCAAGATGGCTCTTGTGAATACTAAGAAT TATCCGAAGGTTCTGGAGAGACTGAAGTATATCCCAGACTTTGCTATTAGAGGACTTCACTTTGATTTAAAAAGG GGTCTGCTTATGAAGTTAGATGCTTTCCATCACATTCAGCGGGACACTGTATATCGTGGCATGACACGAGTACCTTGGTCAGAAGTTATAGACTACTATTCTGGCTTCCATGTGCCAGTTACCATGATGAACCAGTACCATGGCTCTGGGTCG GGCACAGAGATGCACCAGTTCGTTGACATCTTTGCTATACCGGAAATCTCTCTAGTCGCTCAAGTCATAGAATTCTTTAGGAGCAATTTCATAGAGTATGATCCAGAGTATGTCTTTTGGGATGTGCGG TCCGCGGTGGAAAGCATTCACTCGTCAGGCGAGTTGCATCGTGCCATCACAAATAACCTTGAGAGATACTTGCCGAGTCGCCGGCAAACAACAGAACTCTTGGAGAGGCTTGTCTCTTGCAATAAGAAACTCTTCCTCATTTCCAACAGCGGATTTCCGTTTAT aaatGCAGGAATGACCCACATGGTCGGATCTCACTGGTTGGACCTGTTTGATGTTGTCATAATAAATGCTAGGAAACCTGATTTTTTCACATCTGGCAAAAG ACCGTTTCGTACATACATTCCGGAGACGAACTCAAAGCTTTGGCATCGAGTGACGACACTCGAGAAAGGATCTGTATACTCTGAAGGCAACCTCTATGATCTGAGACAGTTTACCGGCTGGTCCGGTTCTAAGGTTCTTTACTTCGGGGATCATGTCTACACGGACTTGGCTGATGCCACCCTTCACCATGGCTGGAGAACTGGGGCAATCATACCCGAGTTAAAG GAAGAGGTAAAGATTCTCAATTGCGAGGAGTTCAAGAGAGACATATGGCTGCTGGTTAACCTTCAGGAATTATTAGAGAAATACCAG GATGAGGCACCTGAGGAAGTGTTGGAGCACTGGAAGCTAGAGCTAATTAGCATCAG GAAGCGCACTAAGAACATGTTCAACCCACAGTTTGGGAGCCTGTTTCGAACATATCACAACGCTACATACTTCTCTAGAAGACTCCATCGTTTTGCTGCCATCTACACGTCATCTCTCACCAACCTCCTCCACTACTCGGTCAACCATACATTTTACCCACGCAGAGGCGCACTTGCCCATGAGAATCTCTTTGGGGATGCCATGCAATAG
- the LOC137405586 gene encoding 5'-nucleotidase domain-containing protein 3-like isoform X1 encodes MKAIAIIRKAGLVGCRHGRALCSAAKTNVCYDSLYENIKTKSAEAILPPSIDQFAVFANNEINLSDIEVYGFDYDYTLADYSDSLRYAMFEMGKMALVNTKNYPKVLERLKYIPDFAIRGLHFDLKRGLLMKLDAFHHIQRDTVYRGMTRVPWSEVIDYYSGFHVPVTMMNQYHGSGSGTEMHQFVDIFAIPEISLVAQVIEFFRSNFIEYDPEYVFWDVRSAVESIHSSGELHRAITNNLERYLPSRRQTTELLERLVSCNKKLFLISNSGFPFINAGMTHMVGSHWLDLFDVVIINARKPDFFTSGKRPFRTYIPETNSKLWHRVTTLEKGSVYSEGNLYDLRQFTGWSGSKVLYFGDHVYTDLADATLHHGWRTGAIIPELKEEVKILNCEEFKRDIWLLVNLQELLEKYQDEAPEEVLEHWKLELISIRKRTKNMFNPQFGSLFRTYHNATYFSRRLHRFAAIYTSSLTNLLHYSVNHTFYPRRGALAHENLFGDAMQ; translated from the exons ATGAAGGCTATCGCAATAATAAGAAAGGCAGGCCTTGTAGGCTGTCGTCATGGCCGAGCCCTCTGTTCTGCTGCCAAAACTAATGTATGTTACGATAGCCTCTATGAGAACATAAAGACAAAATCTGCAG AAGCCATACTACCACCTTCCATAGACCAGTTTGCTGTATTCGCTAATAACGAAATTAATCTGAGTGACATTGAAGTCTATGGCTTCGATTATGACTACACTTTGGCAGACTATTCGGACTCGCTGAGGTATGCGATGTTCGAGATGGGCAAGATGGCTCTTGTGAATACTAAGAAT TATCCGAAGGTTCTGGAGAGACTGAAGTATATCCCAGACTTTGCTATTAGAGGACTTCACTTTGATTTAAAAAGG GGTCTGCTTATGAAGTTAGATGCTTTCCATCACATTCAGCGGGACACTGTATATCGTGGCATGACACGAGTACCTTGGTCAGAAGTTATAGACTACTATTCTGGCTTCCATGTGCCAGTTACCATGATGAACCAGTACCATGGCTCTGGGTCG GGCACAGAGATGCACCAGTTCGTTGACATCTTTGCTATACCGGAAATCTCTCTAGTCGCTCAAGTCATAGAATTCTTTAGGAGCAATTTCATAGAGTATGATCCAGAGTATGTCTTTTGGGATGTGCGG TCCGCGGTGGAAAGCATTCACTCGTCAGGCGAGTTGCATCGTGCCATCACAAATAACCTTGAGAGATACTTGCCGAGTCGCCGGCAAACAACAGAACTCTTGGAGAGGCTTGTCTCTTGCAATAAGAAACTCTTCCTCATTTCCAACAGCGGATTTCCGTTTAT aaatGCAGGAATGACCCACATGGTCGGATCTCACTGGTTGGACCTGTTTGATGTTGTCATAATAAATGCTAGGAAACCTGATTTTTTCACATCTGGCAAAAG ACCGTTTCGTACATACATTCCGGAGACGAACTCAAAGCTTTGGCATCGAGTGACGACACTCGAGAAAGGATCTGTATACTCTGAAGGCAACCTCTATGATCTGAGACAGTTTACCGGCTGGTCCGGTTCTAAGGTTCTTTACTTCGGGGATCATGTCTACACGGACTTGGCTGATGCCACCCTTCACCATGGCTGGAGAACTGGGGCAATCATACCCGAGTTAAAG GAAGAGGTAAAGATTCTCAATTGCGAGGAGTTCAAGAGAGACATATGGCTGCTGGTTAACCTTCAGGAATTATTAGAGAAATACCAG GATGAGGCACCTGAGGAAGTGTTGGAGCACTGGAAGCTAGAGCTAATTAGCATCAG GAAGCGCACTAAGAACATGTTCAACCCACAGTTTGGGAGCCTGTTTCGAACATATCACAACGCTACATACTTCTCTAGAAGACTCCATCGTTTTGCTGCCATCTACACGTCATCTCTCACCAACCTCCTCCACTACTCGGTCAACCATACATTTTACCCACGCAGAGGCGCACTTGCCCATGAGAATCTCTTTGGGGATGCCATGCAATAG